In the Astatotilapia calliptera chromosome 5, fAstCal1.2, whole genome shotgun sequence genome, one interval contains:
- the kiaa1328 gene encoding protein hinderin isoform X1, with protein sequence MAATAKRSENSGIFWMNGVSDDERPLVFIPGVDGEVTSQAPFNLKPLSTSTSKKRGHKMGVKSTSDCKKQAKQRREVKNQSDHSGVYTKEDVSVHHNAAVMTPQTFLPVSQVISEVSKAKSEVCLKDLCPEDKRRIANLIEELARVSEEKEESVQRLKDEQGNFECKIQQLEQQNQIIAQERESLQQQYKECQELLGLYQQYISQQQAKLNQSIAQLSQPSSHSKVHSSEELPNRTSTSRANSSLFDGSYLSHAATGGPQARAYRNGYGRRGAVRTFRSTACLSCDGPLSPTHGPVIQHNCQKIECRGPHSSHRCECCECRDQGTVCGTQQQRIHSSSRLSHHDTFNQDECKRLHSGNIMDSGAKEALTRPLLGQEDWEEKRHQLLLQKMQLEMERERLHARLAEQEERLQRQNQQLQQSHLDYKRFQPATQAEVSSSNTRSDVTEVQNPSHQDIPFSVCDDAGVHPGGQSLHEKHPETVPNPLNNGSEYLKQPTKDMATSPAESPASLRKHTSVSAIQKTPDTRLDFSLVELLDIFSPVSAPEQCKTTTQRARALQHRPAHTAPKSVSRTMLTPGGPRPQSTQQDLEESKILEDIFFIC encoded by the exons ATGGCGGCAACAGCGAAAAGAAGTGAAAATTCGGGGATATTTTGGATGAATGGCG TGTCAGATGATGAACGGCCTTTGGTGTTTATTCCTG GGGTGGACGGAGAAGTGACGTCTCAGGCCCCTTTTAACCTGAAACCACTCAGTACCAGTACATCCAAGAAAAGAGGCCACAAGATGGGAGTGAAGAGCACTTCTGACTGCAAAAAACAGGCCAAGCAAAGGAGAGAAGTCAAAAACCAAAGTGATCACTCAGGGGTTTATACTAAGGAGGACGTGTCTGTTCACCACAATGCTGCTGTGATGACACCTCAGACTTTTCTTCCGGTTTCACAG GTAATTTCTGAAGTCAGCAAAGCAAAGAGTGAGGTCTGTCTGAAAGACCTTTGTCCTGAAGATAAGCGACGAATTGCAAATCTCATTGAAGAACTGGCTAG AGTGAGCGAGGAGAAAGAAGAGTCGGTGCAGCGTCTGAAAGATGAACAGGGAAATTTTGAATGCAAGATTCAGCAGCTAGAGCAACAGAACCAAATCATAGCACAGGAAAGGGAAA GTCTGCAGCAGCAGTACAAAGAGTGCCAGGAGCTGCTTGGGCTCTACCAACAATACATTTCTCAGCAACAGGCAAAGCTCAATCAGTCCATTGCCCAGCTTAGCCAGCCATCAAGTCACAGTAAG GTGCACAGTAGTGAGGAACTCCCCAATAGGACATCTACAAGCAGAGCTAATAGCTCACTCTTTGATGGCTCATACCTCAGTCACGCTGCTACTGGAGGACCACAAGCTCGAGCATACAGGAATGGTTatggaagaagaggagcagtACGGACATTTAGGAGCACTGCTTGTCTTTCTTGTGATGGACCGTTAAGTCCAACTCATGGGCCAGTAATACAGCATAATTGTCAAAAAATAGAGTGCAGGGGCCCACACTCATCCCACAGATGTGAGTGTTGTGAATGCAGGGATCAAGGCACTGTCTGTGGAACACAGCAGCAAAGAATTCACAGTTCCTCTCGTCTGAGCCACCATGATACCTTTAACCAAGATGAGTGTAAAAG GCTCCATAGTGGGAATATCATGGACTCTGGGGCCAAGGAAGCTCTGACCAGGCCTCTGCTGGGTCAGGAGGACTGGGAGGAGAAGAGgcaccagctgctgctgcagaagaTGCAGttagagatggagagagagaggctgcaTGCACGCCTGGCAGAGCAGGAGGAAAGGCTCCAGAGACAGAATCAGCAACTACAGCAGTCACATCTTGATTACAAAAG ATTTCAACCAGCTACTCAAGCTGAGGTCAGCTCCTCTAATACTAGGAGTGATGTTACAGAAGTGCAGAATCCTTCGCACCAAGATATACCCTTCAG TGTGTGTGATGATGCAGGAGTACATCCTGGAGGACAGAGCTTGCATGAAAAGCATCCAGAAACTGTACCTAATCCTCTGAACAATGGCAGTG AATATTTAAAACAGCCCACAAAGGACATGGCCACATCTCCTGCTGAATCACCTGCAAGCCTGAGGAAGCACACATCAGTATCTGCAATCCAAAAGACTCCAGACACCAG gttgGACTTTTCTCTGGTTGAGTTATTGGATATCTTTAGTCCTGTTTCTGCACCTGAGCAATGCAAGACAACCACTCAAAGAGCCAGAGCATTGCAACACAGACCGGCTCATACTGCCCCCAAATCAGTGAGCCGAACCATGCTTACCCCTGGTGGACCTCGTCCTCAGAGCACTCAGCAAGACCTGGAAGAAAGCAAAATACTAGAAGATATTTTCTTCATTTGCTGA
- the kiaa1328 gene encoding protein hinderin isoform X2 → MAATAKRSENSGIFWMNGGVDGEVTSQAPFNLKPLSTSTSKKRGHKMGVKSTSDCKKQAKQRREVKNQSDHSGVYTKEDVSVHHNAAVMTPQTFLPVSQVISEVSKAKSEVCLKDLCPEDKRRIANLIEELARVSEEKEESVQRLKDEQGNFECKIQQLEQQNQIIAQERESLQQQYKECQELLGLYQQYISQQQAKLNQSIAQLSQPSSHSKVHSSEELPNRTSTSRANSSLFDGSYLSHAATGGPQARAYRNGYGRRGAVRTFRSTACLSCDGPLSPTHGPVIQHNCQKIECRGPHSSHRCECCECRDQGTVCGTQQQRIHSSSRLSHHDTFNQDECKRLHSGNIMDSGAKEALTRPLLGQEDWEEKRHQLLLQKMQLEMERERLHARLAEQEERLQRQNQQLQQSHLDYKRFQPATQAEVSSSNTRSDVTEVQNPSHQDIPFSVCDDAGVHPGGQSLHEKHPETVPNPLNNGSEYLKQPTKDMATSPAESPASLRKHTSVSAIQKTPDTRLDFSLVELLDIFSPVSAPEQCKTTTQRARALQHRPAHTAPKSVSRTMLTPGGPRPQSTQQDLEESKILEDIFFIC, encoded by the exons ATGGCGGCAACAGCGAAAAGAAGTGAAAATTCGGGGATATTTTGGATGAATGGCG GGGTGGACGGAGAAGTGACGTCTCAGGCCCCTTTTAACCTGAAACCACTCAGTACCAGTACATCCAAGAAAAGAGGCCACAAGATGGGAGTGAAGAGCACTTCTGACTGCAAAAAACAGGCCAAGCAAAGGAGAGAAGTCAAAAACCAAAGTGATCACTCAGGGGTTTATACTAAGGAGGACGTGTCTGTTCACCACAATGCTGCTGTGATGACACCTCAGACTTTTCTTCCGGTTTCACAG GTAATTTCTGAAGTCAGCAAAGCAAAGAGTGAGGTCTGTCTGAAAGACCTTTGTCCTGAAGATAAGCGACGAATTGCAAATCTCATTGAAGAACTGGCTAG AGTGAGCGAGGAGAAAGAAGAGTCGGTGCAGCGTCTGAAAGATGAACAGGGAAATTTTGAATGCAAGATTCAGCAGCTAGAGCAACAGAACCAAATCATAGCACAGGAAAGGGAAA GTCTGCAGCAGCAGTACAAAGAGTGCCAGGAGCTGCTTGGGCTCTACCAACAATACATTTCTCAGCAACAGGCAAAGCTCAATCAGTCCATTGCCCAGCTTAGCCAGCCATCAAGTCACAGTAAG GTGCACAGTAGTGAGGAACTCCCCAATAGGACATCTACAAGCAGAGCTAATAGCTCACTCTTTGATGGCTCATACCTCAGTCACGCTGCTACTGGAGGACCACAAGCTCGAGCATACAGGAATGGTTatggaagaagaggagcagtACGGACATTTAGGAGCACTGCTTGTCTTTCTTGTGATGGACCGTTAAGTCCAACTCATGGGCCAGTAATACAGCATAATTGTCAAAAAATAGAGTGCAGGGGCCCACACTCATCCCACAGATGTGAGTGTTGTGAATGCAGGGATCAAGGCACTGTCTGTGGAACACAGCAGCAAAGAATTCACAGTTCCTCTCGTCTGAGCCACCATGATACCTTTAACCAAGATGAGTGTAAAAG GCTCCATAGTGGGAATATCATGGACTCTGGGGCCAAGGAAGCTCTGACCAGGCCTCTGCTGGGTCAGGAGGACTGGGAGGAGAAGAGgcaccagctgctgctgcagaagaTGCAGttagagatggagagagagaggctgcaTGCACGCCTGGCAGAGCAGGAGGAAAGGCTCCAGAGACAGAATCAGCAACTACAGCAGTCACATCTTGATTACAAAAG ATTTCAACCAGCTACTCAAGCTGAGGTCAGCTCCTCTAATACTAGGAGTGATGTTACAGAAGTGCAGAATCCTTCGCACCAAGATATACCCTTCAG TGTGTGTGATGATGCAGGAGTACATCCTGGAGGACAGAGCTTGCATGAAAAGCATCCAGAAACTGTACCTAATCCTCTGAACAATGGCAGTG AATATTTAAAACAGCCCACAAAGGACATGGCCACATCTCCTGCTGAATCACCTGCAAGCCTGAGGAAGCACACATCAGTATCTGCAATCCAAAAGACTCCAGACACCAG gttgGACTTTTCTCTGGTTGAGTTATTGGATATCTTTAGTCCTGTTTCTGCACCTGAGCAATGCAAGACAACCACTCAAAGAGCCAGAGCATTGCAACACAGACCGGCTCATACTGCCCCCAAATCAGTGAGCCGAACCATGCTTACCCCTGGTGGACCTCGTCCTCAGAGCACTCAGCAAGACCTGGAAGAAAGCAAAATACTAGAAGATATTTTCTTCATTTGCTGA
- the tpgs2 gene encoding tubulin polyglutamylase complex subunit 2 isoform X1, giving the protein MEETKESFKIADRLMLGITRILENMPGVVDVRFAEREPAEKRSLLSWEQKNTCILPEDLRDFYLTTDSFTLTWSVKLDSECVPLGCMMINSVARLCPLLQPVSLFSLPNAPSLADLDWEESGTESGSARVPVSPHFDSRSRIFELDSCGGNGKVCLVYKNCTPGVVAQRSEIWFLDRSLCWHFLTTTFTSYYRLMITHLGLPEWQYHFTPYGPSPQAKQWASLYQPLTFNCELSLADPAGDLYLNKLDPSKAFKGKAKVPATKKKQSTQCNSGGAAKGQSNAGRQSGAKR; this is encoded by the exons ATGGAAGAAACAAAGGAGAGCTTCAAGATTGCCGATAGGCTGATGCTCGGTATCACTCGGATACTTG AGAACATGCCTGGGGTGGTCGACGTGCGTTTCGCAGAAAGAGAGCCTGCAGAGAAGAGGAGTTTGCTGTCATGGGAGCAG aaaaacacatgtatATTACCAGAGGACCTGAGAGACTTCTATCTGACAACTGATAGCTTTACACTAACATGGAGCGTTAAACTAGACA GTGAGTGTGTTCCCTTAGGATGCATGATGATTAATAGTGTGGCCAGACTGTGCCCGCTGCTCCAGCCCGTGTCACTCTTCTCTCTGCCCAATGCGCCATCACTCGCTGACCTAGACTGGGAGGAGAGCGGAACAGAAAGTG GGTCGGCGCGTGTGCCCGTCTCACCTCATTTCGACTCCCGGAGCCGCATCTTCGAGCTGGATTCCTGTGGTGGGAATGGCAAAGTGTGCCTAGTCTACAAAAATTGCACTCCAG gtgtgGTTGCTCAGAGGAGTGAAATATGGTTTCTAGACCGCTCTCTGTGCTGGCATTTTCTGACCACAACCTTTACCTCTTACTACCGACTGATGATAACCCATCTGGGTCTGCCTGAGTGGCAGTATCACTTCACCCCATATGGCCCCAGCCCTCAGGCTAAG cagTGGGCATCCCTCTACCAGCCTTTGACTTTCAACTGTGAGCTCAGTTTGGCGGATCCTGCTGGGGATTTATATCTGAACAAGCTGGATCCTTCCAAGGCTTTCAAAGGCAAAGCCAAGGTCCCAGCCACCAAGAAGAAGCAGTCGACACAGTGCAACTCAGGGGGCGCAGCCAAGGGCCAAAGCAATGCAGGAAGACAAAGTGGAGCAAAGCGGTGA
- the tpgs2 gene encoding tubulin polyglutamylase complex subunit 2 isoform X2 encodes MEETKESFKIADRLMLGITRILENMPGVVDVRFAEREPAEKRSLLSWEQKNTCILPEDLRDFYLTTDSFTLTWSVKLDSECVPLGCMMINSVARLCPLLQPVSLFSLPNAPSLADLDWEESGTESGSARVPVSPHFDSRSRIFELDSCGGNGKVCLVYKNCTPGVVAQRSEIWFLDRSLCWHFLTTTFTSYYRLMITHLGLPEWQYHFTPYGPSPQAKELCISWLLLQQWASLYQPLTFNCELSLADPAGDLYLNKLDPSKAFKGKAKVPATKKKQSTQCNSGGAAKGQSNAGRQSGAKR; translated from the exons ATGGAAGAAACAAAGGAGAGCTTCAAGATTGCCGATAGGCTGATGCTCGGTATCACTCGGATACTTG AGAACATGCCTGGGGTGGTCGACGTGCGTTTCGCAGAAAGAGAGCCTGCAGAGAAGAGGAGTTTGCTGTCATGGGAGCAG aaaaacacatgtatATTACCAGAGGACCTGAGAGACTTCTATCTGACAACTGATAGCTTTACACTAACATGGAGCGTTAAACTAGACA GTGAGTGTGTTCCCTTAGGATGCATGATGATTAATAGTGTGGCCAGACTGTGCCCGCTGCTCCAGCCCGTGTCACTCTTCTCTCTGCCCAATGCGCCATCACTCGCTGACCTAGACTGGGAGGAGAGCGGAACAGAAAGTG GGTCGGCGCGTGTGCCCGTCTCACCTCATTTCGACTCCCGGAGCCGCATCTTCGAGCTGGATTCCTGTGGTGGGAATGGCAAAGTGTGCCTAGTCTACAAAAATTGCACTCCAG gtgtgGTTGCTCAGAGGAGTGAAATATGGTTTCTAGACCGCTCTCTGTGCTGGCATTTTCTGACCACAACCTTTACCTCTTACTACCGACTGATGATAACCCATCTGGGTCTGCCTGAGTGGCAGTATCACTTCACCCCATATGGCCCCAGCCCTCAGGCTAAGG AATTATGTATATCTtggttgctgctgcagcagTGGGCATCCCTCTACCAGCCTTTGACTTTCAACTGTGAGCTCAGTTTGGCGGATCCTGCTGGGGATTTATATCTGAACAAGCTGGATCCTTCCAAGGCTTTCAAAGGCAAAGCCAAGGTCCCAGCCACCAAGAAGAAGCAGTCGACACAGTGCAACTCAGGGGGCGCAGCCAAGGGCCAAAGCAATGCAGGAAGACAAAGTGGAGCAAAGCGGTGA